A segment of the Streptococcus dysgalactiae subsp. dysgalactiae genome:
CCTCTATACTATCTTGGTAACAACAAATTAGCCAACGTTGCTGAAATCATTAAATTGATTATCCGTGATGAATCCGTTCACGGAACCTATATCGGTTACAAGTTCCAACTTGGCTTCAATGAATTGCCAGAAGCTGAGCAGGAAACCTTCCGCGAGTGGATGTATGATCTCCTTTACCAATTATATGAGAACGAAGAAGATTATACAAAGACTCTCTATGATGGTGTAGGCTGGACCGAAGAAGTTATGACTTTCCTTCGCTATAATGCCAATAAGGCTTTAATGAACCTAGGCCAAGACCCTCTCTTCCCAGATACCGCTAATGATGTTAACCCTATCGTTATGAATGGTATTTCAACAGGAACTTCCAACCATGACTTTTTCTCACAGGTTGGAAATGGCTATCTCCTTGGTTCCGTGGAAGCTATGTCTGACGATGACTATAATTACGGGCTCTAAGCATTCTGACGAGGTTGATATCAAATCAGCCTCTTTTCTTATCTTTTGCTATAATAATCTTATGAAACGACATTTTTTACTTTGGAGTGGTTACCTTATTGTAACAGGTTTGACAGCTGGTCTTGTTGCTTTTTTGTTGACAGAGGCAATCCATCTGATTCAAACTCTGAGCTTTGGATTCAGTCAGGGCTCTTTTAGCACCATGATTGCAAGTGTTCCCCCAGAACGGCGTGGTCTGTCCCTACTCATGGCTGGACTTCTTGCAGGACTTGGGTGGCATCTACTAGCCAAAAAAGGAACAGCTATTCAATCCATTCAGAAAACCCTTGATGATGACACTCAATTTAGCCCCTGGACACAATTTTGGCACGGCTGGCTACAATTAAGCACCGTTTCAATGGGGGCACCGGTTGGCAGAGAAGGGGCATCACGTGAAGTTGCTGTGGCTGTGACCTCCTTTTGGACACAGAGAGGTAACTTGTCCAAAGCCGAGCAAAAGCTTTTATTGGCCTGTGCTTCTGGCGCTGCCCTTGGTGCTGTCTACAATGCTCCCTTAGCCACTATTTTATTTATTTTGGAAGCTATTCTTAACCGTTGGTCCCTTAAAAATATATACGCTGCCTGCCTAACAAGCTATGTGGCTGTGGAAACAGTTGCTTTATTACAAGGCCGACATGAGATTCAATACCTAATGCCTCAGCAACATTGGACGCTAGGAACCCTTATTTGGTCCGTCCTGGCTGGTCTTATCCTTTCCCTCTTTGCTCACGCTTATAAACATCTTTTGAAACACCTTCCTAAGGCTGATGCCAAAAGTCTTTGGTTTATTCCGAAAGTCTTCATCGCTTTTAGCCTTATCGCAGGACTCAGTATTTTCTTTCCAGAGATTTTAGGAAATGGCAAAGCTGGTTTACTCTTTTTTCTCCATGAAGAACCACATTTGAGCTATATTAGCTGGCTACTAGTTGCCAAAGCTGTCGCTATCTATTTAGTTTTTGCTTCTGAAGCAAAAGGGGGGAAAATTGCTCCTTCTATGATGCTTGGAGGTGCTAGTAGTTTACTCTTGGCGAGTTTTAGTCAACACTTTTTCTCCTTACCTCTATCACCTACCTTAGCCATTATCATTGGTGCCTCACTCTTTTTAGGTATCATTAATAAGATGCCCTTGACCGCACCACTTTTCCTACTTGAAATCACCGGTCAATCCTTGACGACCATTGTTCCCTTAGCTGTCGCCAATCTAGGAGCTTATATGACTTATCATTCCTATCACATCATCAAAAAAAGACTTGCTCAAGCGTGGACAACCAAATCAGTAAACGACCCTCATTTTTAAAAACGCCTCGATAATGATATCGAAGCGTTTTTTCTTATAGGATTCCTAATCCCATTAGTAGTAACGTAATAGCTGGGAATAAATTATTGAAAATATGAAGTAAAATGGAATCTCTTAAATTCCCTCGTCTTTGATAGGCAACGAAAAGGAGGATTCCCATACAGGTATACATGACAAATTCAATAATATTAGTAGCATGCGGTAAGGCAAAAACAAGAGAGGTCACTAAACCTGCCACTTTAAGTAATTTTCCTCTAAAGAGATCGGTCATTGGAAACCCTCTAAAGGCCAACTCTTCCATAATTGGTGCTATTAAAGCAATCACCAAAACAAATAAAGCGGTATAGAGAGGAAAACCACCTTTGATAAATCCAGCTAAGGTATGTATCGCAGCATCATTGGTACTAATTTCTTGTCCAGACCAGGCTTGATTTAGGAGTGTTCCTACAATGGCAATCACACGTCCTATTAACCAAAATAAAGCCAGATAGCCCCAGTCAACTAGTCTCATTTTTTGCTGTTTAATAGAGGTGTCCTCCTTATTTTGATAAAGACGCCATAAACAGACAAGAGTAATCCCTACAATAACTAAGTAGGTCATTCCAATTCCCCAATTAACCCCCATAGGAATATCATGTTGCTTTTGCAATAAGATCATCGGAAGGGCATTGAAAACCAAAGCGAGAATAATAAGCGCTGCTATTTTTAAACAATTAATGAATACTTTCATAAGTAGTCTCCTTTTAGGCTAACGATAAAATTGTCTGGTCATTGTTGCACTCTTAAAGAGTAAATAAAGCTGAATTAACACCAAAACTAGGATAGCTGTCAATTCCACTTGAC
Coding sequences within it:
- a CDS encoding CPBP family intramembrane glutamic endopeptidase: MKVFINCLKIAALIILALVFNALPMILLQKQHDIPMGVNWGIGMTYLVIVGITLVCLWRLYQNKEDTSIKQQKMRLVDWGYLALFWLIGRVIAIVGTLLNQAWSGQEISTNDAAIHTLAGFIKGGFPLYTALFVLVIALIAPIMEELAFRGFPMTDLFRGKLLKVAGLVTSLVFALPHATNIIEFVMYTCMGILLFVAYQRRGNLRDSILLHIFNNLFPAITLLLMGLGIL
- a CDS encoding chloride channel protein; this translates as MTIITGSKHSDEVDIKSASFLIFCYNNLMKRHFLLWSGYLIVTGLTAGLVAFLLTEAIHLIQTLSFGFSQGSFSTMIASVPPERRGLSLLMAGLLAGLGWHLLAKKGTAIQSIQKTLDDDTQFSPWTQFWHGWLQLSTVSMGAPVGREGASREVAVAVTSFWTQRGNLSKAEQKLLLACASGAALGAVYNAPLATILFILEAILNRWSLKNIYAACLTSYVAVETVALLQGRHEIQYLMPQQHWTLGTLIWSVLAGLILSLFAHAYKHLLKHLPKADAKSLWFIPKVFIAFSLIAGLSIFFPEILGNGKAGLLFFLHEEPHLSYISWLLVAKAVAIYLVFASEAKGGKIAPSMMLGGASSLLLASFSQHFFSLPLSPTLAIIIGASLFLGIINKMPLTAPLFLLEITGQSLTTIVPLAVANLGAYMTYHSYHIIKKRLAQAWTTKSVNDPHF